Part of the Phragmites australis chromosome 23, lpPhrAust1.1, whole genome shotgun sequence genome is shown below.
TATCCAGTGTTTCAAGTGTTTAGGGCGTGGCCATGTTGTCAAggaatgtccaaataatcgtgcAATGCTTGTCACCAAGGAGGGTGAATACGAATCAGCTAGTGAAGATGAGATTTAGTCTAAAACTGAGCGTGGAAAGCTTGATGACACCGAAGAGGAGAATGCAGAGGAGTACAAGGCATATCCTTTTGAGGCTGGTCACACCATTGTGGTCACCAAAACACTAAGTGTTCAGATCAATCATGAAGAACAGGCGCAACGATTCAACCTATTCCAGACCCAAGCTAAAGTGAATGACAAGCTAATTAAGTTGATAATTCATGGTGGTAGCTGCCAAAACCTTGCTAGCATGGAAATGTGTGAGAAGCTTGGCCTGACCCTGATGAAGCATCCTCACGCCTACCATGTGCAATGGTTTAGCGATTGTGGTGATGTGAAGGTGCAGTACTTGGTTAGAGTTATTTTCAGCATACATGATTACACTGATACTGTTGATTGCGATGTTGTGCCTATGACTATTTGTCACTTGCTATTGGGGCGGCCATGGCAATTTGATAGGGGTGTTCTACATGAAGGTCGTGATAACACATATGCTTTCAAGTGTCAAGGTAAAGGCATCAACCTGCTACCCATGACACCAAATCAGATTATAGCAGCAGCAAACATGCAAAGGAAGATTGAAGTAAAGAAGATAAGTGAGGATCAACATGAGAAGAGGAAGGTGACTGTCATCCACAAGTCGGTGAGTGAGGGCCACAAAACAAGCTTGAATGGAAAGAGGAAGAGTGAGAAGCATAAGTTAGTTATGATAGCCACTAAATCTGAGATGAAGGAAGTGAGAGATAACCCCAAAATGGTGCATTTTGTACTTCTATACAAGGATGCAATGCTCTCTACTAATGACTTAACTCCTCTTCCTAGTGGTATTTCTAGTGTGTTGCAGGATTTTGAAGATGTGTTTCCGGAGGAGATACCCGCTGGTCTACCTCCAATTCGTGGGATTGAACATCAGATCAACCTCATCCCAGGAGTTTCCCTTCCTAACCGACCATCATAGCGGACTGACCCCGAACAAACCAAGGAGATTCAGCGACAGGTGCAGGAGCTACTAGATAAAGGGTATGcgcgagaaagtcttagcccttgtgttgtccCTGTTATCCTTGtccctaagaaagatggtacatggagaatgtgcattgaCTGTAGGGCTATTAACAACATCACTATTCGGTAGCGTCATCCCATCcttagacttgatgatatgatGGATGAACTTAGCGGTGTTGttatattctctaaaattaatttgcgtagtgggtaccatcagattaagATGAAAGAAGGGGATGAATGGAAGATGGCTTTTAAAACAAAAATCTGGTttatatgaatggttagtaatgcccTTTGGTTTGACTAATGCACCCAGCACATTCATGCGCTTAATGAATCATGTTTTGAGATCTTTCATTGGGAAATTTGttgtggtttattttgatgacattctaATATATAGCCGCACCTTGGAAGAGCATGTAGAGCATATTAAACAAGTGTTGCAAGTACTTAGACCTGAGAGATTGTATGCTA
Proteins encoded:
- the LOC133905969 gene encoding uncharacterized protein LOC133905969 → MEMCEKLGLTLMKHPHAYHVQWFSDCGDVKVQYLVRVIFSIHDYTDTVDCDVVPMTICHLLLGRPWQFDRGVLHEGRDNTYAFKCQGKGINLLPMTPNQIIAAANMQRKIEVKKISEDQHEKRKVTVIHKSVSEGHKTSLNGKRKSEKHKLVMIATKSEMKEVRDNPKMVHFVLLYKDAMLSTNDLTPLPSGISSVLQDFEDVFPEEIPAGLPPIRGIEHQINLIPGVSLPNRPS